The Methanoregula boonei 6A8 genome has a window encoding:
- a CDS encoding sensor histidine kinase: MIDLPFIPIDMVKSAVENFAVIVALLLLYYFIPDTVRSRSKLLFSLCVGLIFGFIAFITIPALWQALGAAPAAPLLGFDPLSLAGPTAGAPLQDLGNRILGINVILVPLSGFIAGPVSAVIVAGALLLGSLAAGGPPQPMDIITLVLGILLGALFYWCRTWDRFPRSYLVQVILLGAGFALMDSVLLVIRSQDQASTGPGTLPLTLPSFVICCVGIIILGLIVGFIDRKKQAEKEIRDYRDRLEGLVKERTTELRQANSLLKAAFEATADGIVVTDTEDVIRGYNRKAARILNLPESPPQDAGESRRYTDQIVASLSEPEKVIRHFAELAASSGQVVTTDVKFTGGGQFELYVHPQEIGNQIIGRVWSLHDITEQRMAEEALRSANNKLILLSSITRHDILNQLTALHACIDLMKENPEDRAVPGYLDLMEKTIEVIRLQVEFTSDYQDLGQKEPVWQDICQVFLAAAEPFANRNITFSCDTGALECYADALIGRVFYNMIDNSIRHGGYVSAIRLFLEKADPDLILVYEDNGIGVAPEEKDKIFLKGFGKHTGLGMFLIREILSITGMTIRETGIPGTGVRFEIRIPAGAFKFRPTTGK, encoded by the coding sequence ATGATCGATCTGCCCTTTATCCCGATTGACATGGTAAAGTCCGCGGTAGAGAACTTTGCCGTTATCGTGGCCCTGCTTCTTCTCTATTACTTTATTCCGGATACTGTTCGTTCGCGGTCAAAACTGCTCTTCTCCCTTTGTGTCGGCCTGATTTTCGGTTTTATCGCGTTTATCACCATCCCTGCACTCTGGCAGGCCCTGGGCGCGGCCCCTGCAGCCCCGCTCCTGGGTTTTGACCCGCTTTCCCTTGCCGGCCCGACTGCTGGTGCACCCCTGCAGGATCTTGGAAACCGGATCCTTGGCATTAACGTCATTCTTGTTCCCCTCTCCGGGTTTATTGCCGGCCCGGTATCGGCCGTCATTGTGGCCGGCGCACTCCTTCTCGGGAGTCTTGCAGCAGGAGGACCTCCCCAGCCTATGGATATCATAACTCTCGTACTGGGTATTCTTCTCGGTGCTCTCTTTTACTGGTGCCGGACATGGGACAGGTTCCCCCGATCCTATCTGGTGCAGGTTATCCTTCTTGGAGCGGGATTTGCCCTTATGGATTCGGTTCTTCTGGTAATCAGATCCCAGGATCAGGCTTCAACAGGCCCCGGAACGCTTCCCCTCACCTTGCCATCATTTGTGATTTGTTGTGTCGGTATCATCATTCTCGGGCTCATTGTCGGATTTATCGACCGGAAGAAACAGGCGGAAAAGGAGATCCGTGATTACCGGGATCGTCTCGAAGGCCTCGTTAAGGAGCGGACAACCGAGCTCCGGCAGGCAAACTCACTTTTAAAAGCTGCATTCGAGGCCACAGCGGACGGGATCGTTGTTACAGATACGGAAGATGTGATCCGTGGGTACAACCGGAAGGCTGCGCGGATCCTGAATCTTCCCGAAAGCCCCCCGCAGGATGCCGGGGAGAGCAGGAGATATACAGATCAGATCGTTGCTTCCCTGTCCGAACCCGAAAAAGTAATCCGGCATTTTGCAGAACTGGCAGCGTCGTCAGGACAGGTGGTCACAACCGATGTCAAATTTACCGGCGGCGGCCAGTTTGAGCTCTACGTCCACCCGCAGGAGATTGGCAATCAGATCATCGGCCGTGTCTGGAGCCTCCACGATATCACTGAACAGCGCATGGCCGAGGAGGCACTCCGTTCCGCCAACAATAAGCTGATCCTGCTCTCCAGTATCACCCGGCATGATATCCTCAACCAGCTGACCGCTCTTCATGCCTGCATTGATCTCATGAAAGAAAATCCTGAAGATCGTGCAGTCCCTGGTTACCTTGATCTCATGGAGAAGACGATCGAGGTGATCCGTCTTCAGGTAGAGTTCACCAGCGACTACCAGGATCTCGGGCAGAAAGAACCTGTCTGGCAGGATATCTGCCAGGTGTTTCTTGCAGCTGCAGAACCGTTTGCCAACCGGAATATTACGTTTTCCTGCGATACCGGCGCGCTCGAATGCTACGCGGATGCCCTGATCGGACGGGTATTCTACAATATGATCGACAATTCGATCCGGCACGGCGGGTATGTATCTGCCATACGGTTGTTCCTTGAAAAGGCCGATCCGGATCTCATCCTTGTGTACGAGGACAACGGCATTGGTGTGGCTCCCGAGGAGAAGGATAAGATCTTTTTAAAAGGGTTTGGGAAGCACACCGGCCTTGGGATGTTTCTTATCCGCGAGATCCTCTCCATTACCGGGATGACGATCCGGGAGACCGGCATCCCCGGTACGGGGGTCCGGTTTGAGATCAGGATCCCGGCCGGAGCGTTCAAGTTCCGGCCGACCACCGGGAAATGA
- a CDS encoding undecaprenyl diphosphate synthase family protein, with protein sequence MFYWLYERLILSRIQVLPRHICFMISGADLAAEPGKCREVTGWCSDFNAIIARRPRSPGTAAPPAIQGITFHINELSSVELNRILPKLRDIASMARLELHHGTTEEVLGTGLGVVVAIGKSGREEITDCIRRLAQEGVQPTEIDEKMLESCLTFRYDPDIVVKTGGDHLTDFLIWQSVYSELFFSDVNWKYFRRVDFLRVLRDYQARIRRFGK encoded by the coding sequence ATGTTCTACTGGCTCTATGAGCGGCTGATTCTTTCGCGGATACAGGTCCTTCCCCGGCACATCTGTTTTATGATCAGCGGGGCAGACCTTGCCGCAGAACCGGGAAAATGCAGGGAGGTGACCGGCTGGTGCTCTGATTTCAATGCCATCATCGCACGCCGACCCCGTTCGCCTGGTACAGCCGCTCCTCCCGCCATTCAGGGCATTACCTTCCATATCAACGAGCTCTCTTCCGTCGAGCTTAACCGGATCCTGCCGAAGCTTAGAGATATTGCCTCCATGGCCCGGCTCGAATTGCACCACGGCACGACCGAGGAAGTCCTGGGCACCGGTCTTGGAGTTGTGGTAGCGATAGGAAAAAGCGGGCGCGAGGAGATCACCGACTGTATCCGCAGGCTGGCACAGGAGGGTGTGCAGCCCACGGAGATCGATGAGAAGATGCTTGAATCCTGCCTGACCTTCCGCTATGACCCGGATATTGTGGTGAAGACCGGCGGCGATCACCTGACCGATTTTCTTATCTGGCAGTCGGTGTACTCGGAACTCTTCTTTTCCGATGTGAACTGGAAGTATTTCCGGCGCGTGGATTTCCTGCGGGTGCTGCGCGATTACCAGGCCCGCATCCGTCGGTTCGGGAAATAA
- a CDS encoding RAD55 family ATPase translates to MIQKEMYSYKTGIPQIDQATGGFDAGTNLLILAPSLSLGEELAYILTKPLPGEYSVMLSTNERASEVINQFKAIGADKSFVGVIDAITKSSTPTITDTGRFMFVTNPTDLTGIGIKFSQMVEAIFDGTFSGKETGLFPPPIRFCVNSVSTLLMYRKLEVLYQFLHVMTAKLKKIEGFGIYTLNSEAFDEKTVSLIKQLMTIVIEIKVERSDNYFRVMGIHGINADWHKFTLNRGEVVMAL, encoded by the coding sequence ATGATCCAGAAAGAGATGTACTCCTATAAGACGGGCATTCCCCAGATCGATCAGGCAACCGGAGGGTTCGATGCGGGGACAAACCTCCTTATCCTGGCACCCTCCCTCAGTCTGGGAGAGGAACTGGCCTATATCCTGACAAAACCCCTCCCGGGGGAGTACTCGGTCATGCTTTCCACCAACGAACGCGCCTCGGAAGTGATCAACCAGTTCAAAGCCATCGGGGCCGACAAATCCTTTGTTGGCGTGATCGATGCGATCACCAAAAGCTCGACACCCACGATCACGGATACCGGGCGATTCATGTTCGTCACCAACCCAACCGACCTTACCGGTATCGGGATCAAGTTCTCGCAGATGGTGGAGGCCATTTTCGACGGCACTTTCTCCGGGAAAGAGACCGGCCTTTTCCCGCCCCCGATCCGGTTCTGTGTCAACTCGGTCTCTACCCTCCTGATGTACCGTAAACTTGAGGTGCTGTACCAGTTCCTCCACGTGATGACGGCAAAACTCAAGAAAATAGAGGGTTTTGGGATCTATACCCTTAACAGCGAGGCCTTTGACGAGAAAACGGTCTCACTGATCAAGCAGCTGATGACTATCGTGATCGAGATCAAGGTGGAGCGGTCGGACAACTACTTCCGGGTCATGGGCATCCATGGGATCAACGCCGACTGGCACAAGTTCACGCTCAACCGGGGGGAGGTGGTCATGGCCCTATGA
- a CDS encoding CRISPR-associated protein Cas4: MAGFPRFFRGIILADQERHVTISELVRVHACPVRFYYEKDEPVTESDRHAICKQLSYHLGNPLEANVIWDEVLIVRPKTDPVLREFLDICIASCKKHEWKPAVQTDVTVVSKKHGIAGMIDRVAADGTFSIVRAAGAMPFGTYAADRLRIAGIAFCLEEMTGKEVDGGFVEYIPDGLSRYHAVQPRDRRQLLATLHKLRAIHRGEAPAHPLNAPCNRCKYKERCESSGGHRLSELL, from the coding sequence GTGGCAGGTTTTCCTCGATTCTTTAGAGGAATTATTCTGGCAGACCAGGAGCGGCATGTCACAATCTCCGAGCTGGTGCGGGTGCACGCCTGCCCGGTCCGGTTTTACTACGAGAAAGACGAGCCGGTCACCGAGTCGGACCGGCATGCGATCTGCAAGCAGCTCTCGTACCATCTTGGGAATCCTCTGGAAGCGAATGTCATCTGGGACGAGGTGCTCATTGTCCGCCCAAAGACAGACCCGGTGCTCCGCGAGTTCCTGGATATCTGCATTGCTTCCTGTAAAAAACACGAGTGGAAACCGGCCGTCCAGACCGATGTGACCGTGGTCTCGAAAAAGCACGGGATCGCCGGTATGATCGACCGGGTGGCAGCGGACGGGACGTTCTCGATCGTGCGGGCGGCAGGGGCAATGCCCTTTGGCACCTATGCGGCCGACCGGCTCCGGATTGCGGGGATCGCCTTCTGCCTGGAAGAGATGACCGGGAAAGAGGTGGACGGGGGATTTGTGGAATATATCCCGGACGGTCTCTCCCGCTACCATGCGGTCCAGCCCCGGGACCGGCGCCAGCTCCTTGCCACGCTCCACAAACTCCGGGCCATCCACCGGGGCGAGGCCCCCGCCCACCCGCTGAATGCTCCCTGCAACCGGTGCAAGTACAAGGAGCGGTGCGAGTCAAGCGGGGGGCACCGGCTGAGTGAGCTCTTGTAA
- a CDS encoding radical SAM protein: MTVPSHPAEVPANLAKGCVLCYQGAKMVLFITGRCRRSCWYCPLSEERKGNDVIFANEHRIESPAQAVAIAERMSALGTGITGGEPLLCLDRVAEYGRSLKEHFGPEHQIHIYTAQAPAKADLEKLKGVVDEIRLHPPHECWNHISDTDFIASAMLAKEMGFDIGIEVPALPGLDLLVPALPFLDFLNINELEWGETNADEMRGRGYEPADGVHNAIAGARDWAAELVKYEKVHWCASSFKDSVQLRERLKRIAENTARPFDEVTEDGTIVYGVLNLHPGTRDEVVARCRKFLAEDEFADCGDRVETAWWLLEEYKDRIPGKKSVVERYPDGGMIVEVTPL, encoded by the coding sequence ATGACCGTTCCCTCCCACCCGGCTGAGGTTCCCGCGAACCTTGCCAAAGGCTGCGTGCTCTGCTACCAGGGCGCAAAGATGGTGCTCTTTATTACGGGACGCTGCCGCCGCTCCTGCTGGTACTGCCCGCTCTCGGAAGAGCGCAAGGGAAACGACGTGATATTCGCAAACGAGCACCGGATCGAAAGCCCGGCACAGGCAGTCGCGATCGCTGAACGCATGAGTGCGCTCGGGACCGGGATCACCGGCGGCGAACCGCTCCTCTGCCTCGATCGGGTCGCGGAGTACGGCAGGTCGCTCAAGGAGCACTTCGGGCCGGAACACCAGATCCACATCTACACCGCGCAGGCCCCGGCAAAAGCGGATCTGGAGAAACTCAAAGGCGTGGTTGACGAGATACGGCTCCACCCGCCTCATGAATGCTGGAACCATATTTCCGACACGGATTTTATCGCGTCTGCAATGCTTGCAAAGGAGATGGGCTTTGACATAGGGATTGAGGTGCCGGCACTGCCCGGCCTCGATTTGCTCGTCCCGGCCCTTCCCTTCCTCGACTTTCTCAACATCAACGAACTGGAGTGGGGCGAGACCAATGCCGACGAGATGAGGGGACGGGGATACGAACCGGCCGACGGGGTTCACAACGCTATTGCCGGAGCCCGCGATTGGGCAGCAGAGCTGGTAAAGTATGAGAAGGTCCACTGGTGCGCCTCATCCTTCAAGGACTCGGTCCAGCTCCGGGAGCGTTTAAAGCGCATTGCGGAGAACACTGCCCGACCGTTCGATGAAGTGACCGAAGACGGAACGATTGTGTACGGCGTGCTCAACCTCCACCCGGGCACCCGGGACGAGGTTGTTGCCCGGTGCCGGAAGTTCCTTGCCGAGGACGAATTTGCCGATTGCGGCGACCGGGTCGAGACCGCATGGTGGCTGCTCGAAGAGTACAAGGACAGGATCCCCGGCAAAAAATCGGTGGTTGAGCGTTATCCCGATGGCGGCATGATCGTCGAGGTGACGCCGCTGTGA
- a CDS encoding DNA polymerase ligase N-terminal domain-containing protein has protein sequence MPDRLLHFVLHEHFSRHHHFDFRLEHDGVLASWAVPKGLPEKPGERRLAIQVEDHALSYGDFEGTIPEGEYGAGEVKIADEGTYETIVWGDERIEILLHGRQFSGKYVLLRFKKAGEKNWIVLKGKEG, from the coding sequence ATGCCTGACAGATTACTGCACTTTGTACTCCACGAGCATTTCTCCAGGCACCACCATTTCGATTTCCGGCTGGAACATGACGGGGTGCTCGCGAGCTGGGCAGTTCCCAAGGGACTGCCGGAGAAACCCGGCGAACGCCGGCTTGCCATCCAGGTAGAAGACCATGCTCTCTCGTACGGGGACTTCGAGGGAACGATCCCGGAGGGGGAGTACGGGGCAGGCGAGGTAAAAATTGCAGATGAAGGCACGTACGAGACCATTGTGTGGGGCGATGAACGCATCGAGATCCTGCTCCACGGCAGGCAGTTCTCGGGCAAGTATGTCCTCCTCCGGTTTAAAAAAGCCGGGGAGAAAAACTGGATCGTGCTGAAGGGAAAAGAGGGTTGA
- the uppS gene encoding polyprenyl diphosphate synthase, with protein MTLRGLLEPLYERYLLMQCTQIPTHVAIIQDGNRRFAKEIGIDTAQGHRAGADKTEEMLDWAHELGIRFVTIYSFSTENFHRTEEEIRELFRLFKEKFISTISDERVHRYKIRVQMLGDRSLLPEDLRAAVEAAEEATKDYDGFTLNVALAYGGRNEIVLAAREIVSAVREGKIAPDTIDQKMVESHLHEGKEIPPVDLIIRTGNEYRTSNFLPWLANGHESAVYFCAPYWPLFRKIDLLRAIRIYDQRVSAKAH; from the coding sequence GTGACCCTCCGCGGGCTCCTCGAACCCCTGTACGAGCGCTACCTCCTGATGCAGTGCACGCAGATCCCCACCCATGTGGCTATCATCCAGGACGGCAACCGGCGGTTTGCCAAAGAGATCGGTATCGATACGGCCCAGGGGCACCGGGCCGGGGCGGACAAGACCGAGGAGATGCTGGACTGGGCCCATGAGTTAGGTATACGGTTTGTGACCATCTACTCGTTCTCCACGGAAAACTTCCACCGCACCGAAGAGGAGATACGGGAGCTCTTCCGGCTCTTCAAAGAGAAGTTCATCAGCACAATCTCAGATGAAAGGGTGCACCGGTATAAGATCCGCGTCCAGATGCTGGGTGACCGCTCGCTTCTTCCCGAAGACCTGCGGGCCGCTGTCGAGGCCGCAGAGGAGGCCACAAAGGATTACGACGGGTTTACCCTTAATGTGGCGCTTGCGTACGGCGGGAGAAATGAGATCGTGCTTGCCGCCCGGGAGATTGTTTCGGCCGTCCGTGAGGGAAAGATCGCTCCTGATACTATAGACCAAAAGATGGTAGAATCCCACCTCCACGAGGGAAAGGAGATCCCGCCGGTGGATCTTATCATCCGGACCGGGAACGAATACCGCACCTCCAACTTCTTGCCCTGGCTTGCAAACGGCCATGAATCCGCGGTCTACTTCTGCGCCCCGTACTGGCCGCTCTTTCGCAAAATTGACCTTCTCCGCGCTATCCGTATCTATGATCAGCGGGTGAGCGCGAAGGCACACTGA
- a CDS encoding DUF3467 domain-containing protein translates to MTGQEISVNIPPTLDPVYSNMIQIAYKDDEFTFVFLHQLPQVNQARAKAIVSITPAHAKNLLAVLQKTIADYEGKFGTISPAKEPHAPDSVTTLRGYS, encoded by the coding sequence ATGACCGGACAGGAAATCTCCGTTAATATCCCGCCGACACTGGATCCTGTATACAGCAATATGATCCAGATCGCGTATAAGGACGATGAGTTCACGTTTGTCTTCCTCCACCAGCTCCCGCAGGTCAATCAGGCCCGGGCAAAGGCGATTGTCTCGATCACGCCGGCGCATGCAAAGAACCTGCTTGCCGTTCTCCAGAAGACCATTGCCGACTATGAAGGAAAGTTCGGGACGATATCACCGGCAAAGGAACCCCATGCCCCGGACAGCGTGACGACCCTTCGCGGGTACTCATAA